From a region of the Dermatophagoides farinae isolate YC_2012a chromosome 3, ASM2471394v1, whole genome shotgun sequence genome:
- the LOC124495262 gene encoding very-long-chain 3-oxoacyl-CoA reductase, translating to MANDSINNNVSSFLSVNLTRFNDLVYGWQNDSIIDQYDEQQLQSSMINDECPFYPPYWLVVLIALSLVIFLMVLARFMQTIYTWFISPLIFGDMVEWHGGPNSWAIITGATDGLGLAYAKAMAEKGYCLLLLSRNQQKLDKVKTEILKQFTSCTDIRTLVVDFTQGHDLYDYIGEQIRSLPGNVHVLINNVGMAYKYPEYFTRILDGDKFITNIMNCNMVSVVRMTYLVLPLMEKQKSGIVLNISSFSALFPSPLLTLYSATKIFMDYFSRGLYWEYRQHGVIIQSVVPYYVTTNMIRNPGVSFMVPNPDTFVRSSLKTVGHEIRTYGFISHRILAFVREWNRFFIGFNFSTRLAIRTLSKARKRCYQRKGLDHHV from the coding sequence ATGGCCAACGATAGTATCAACAATAAtgtgtcatcatttttatcggTCAACCTAACCAGATTTAATGATTTGGTATATGGCTGgcaaaatgattcaataatcgatcaatatgatgagcaacaattacaatcatcgatgatcaatgatgaatgtccGTTTTATCCTCCTTATTGGCTTGTTGTATTGATAGCCTTATctttggtaatttttttaatggtGCTAGCTCGATTTATGCAAACAATCTATACGTGGTTTATTAGTCCATTGATATTTGGTGATATGGTCGAATGGCATGGTGGTCCAAATAGTTGGGCAATCATAACAGGAGCAACTGATGGTCTTGGTTTAGCATATGCAAAAGCAATGGCCGAAAAAGgttattgtttattgttgttgagccgtaatcaacaaaaattggaTAAAGTCAAAACCGAAATCCTCAAACAATTCACATCATGTACTGATATTCGGACGCTTGTCGTTGATTTCACTCAAGGTCATGATTTATATGACTATATTGGCGAACAAATACGATCATTGCCTGGTAATGTTCATGTTCTGATCAACAATGTTGGTATGGCATATAAATATCCAGAATATTTTACGCGAATATTGGATGGTGATAAATTTATAACGAATATAATGAACTGCAACATGGTGTCCGTAGTTCGTATGACATATCTGGTGCTGCCattgatggaaaaacaaaaatccggCATTGTATTgaacatttcatcattttcagcCCTTTTTCCATCTCCATTACTCACATTATATTCGGcaacaaaaatctttatGGATTATTTCTCACGTGGTTTATATTGGGAATATCGCCAACACGGtgtcatcattcaatcgGTGGTACCATATTATGTGACAACAAATATGATTCGAAATCCAGGTGTATCATTCATGGTACCGAATCCCGATACATTTGttcgttcatcattgaaaactgTTGGTCATGAAATTCGTACCTATGGTTTCATATCACATCGAATTTTAGCATTTGTACGTGAATggaatcgattttttattGGCTTCAATTTCAGTACACGATTGGCAATTCGTACGTTGAGTAAAGCAAGAAAAAGATGTTATCAACGTAAAggtcttgatcatcatgtttaa
- the LOC124495253 gene encoding LOW QUALITY PROTEIN: alkylglycerol monooxygenase (The sequence of the model RefSeq protein was modified relative to this genomic sequence to represent the inferred CDS: deleted 1 base in 1 codon): MITNNNETTITLATCLKDGGIEAGKDIASIFYLMPIHDTIKDDIYDVTNYEVKLIPVIALMVAIEQIIRIIMRKQMSRFEDCIINIASSLVFTLTRVMMFTVVLRIYSWLYTNYALVHLPLHSASTWIISLLLVEFVYYWTHRALHEFNFLWAAHQFHHMAEDVNISTTIRDSVVDLVIYDIFPIPLALFIHPQILFVHLQFSLIYQIWLHNEVVGHLGPLEYLINTPRQHRVHHGKNPYCIDKNYGALLMIWDRIFGTYQVELDEEKIVFGTVSPTPKTFDMMTLMFGYYKNVWQRFNNCDNFSEKMAALFYGPGWSPGKPRLGLIEEIPEVNHKAPRYTYTPYVAVWKKAYILFHSLAILIGFYMIVDHPLIKFDPWKMTFCMTYLLLAITSFGALFDNRSYLIILEIFRCVVYFVFDHCVLQSTQWPVNQSTSVLIQLSLWTIRLGHLLSIMLWICMWIINLFTTNTIDDKHKSPKKTSSNEKIIYDSNEGQSQTSTDSDETLHQDSTYPVRLRARTFIIITAMMISVFVPLMMSYLFVVPSCSRYYETYLFDRYFLFAQNITTMANYSLLMVGGN, encoded by the exons ATGattaccaacaacaatgaaacaacaatcactTTGGCTACATGTCTAAAAGATGGTGGCATAGAAGCTGGAAAAGATATTGCTtcaattttctatttgatgCCTATCCATGATACGATCAAAGATGATATTTATGATGTAACAAACTATGAAGTCAAA cTTATTCCGGTGATCGCTTTAATGGTGGCCATCGAACAAATTATTCGTATTATTATGCGTAAACAAATGTCACGTTTTGAAGATTGTATCATT AATATTGCTTCGTCACTTGTCTTCACATTGACCag AGTGATGATGTTCACCGTAGTATTGCGAATTTACTCTTGGTTATATACAAATTATGCTTTGGTGCATCTTCCATTACATAGTGCGAGCACATGGatcatatcattattgttggttGAATTCGTTTATTATTGGACTCATCGTGCATTacatgaattcaattttctttggGCCGCGCATCAATTCCATCATATGGCTGAAGATGTTAATATTTCAACCACGATTCGAGATTCAGTCGTTGATTTGGTCATCTATGAT aTCTTCCCTATACCGTTGgctctattcattcatccacaaattttgtttgtacaTCTGCAATTTTCTTTGATCTATCAGATATGGCTCCATAATGAAGTTGTTGGCCATCTAGGTCCGTTAGAATACCTGATCAATACACCAAGACAACATCGTGTTCATCACGGAAAAAATCCTTATTGTATTGATAAAAACTACGGTGCTTTATTGATGATCTGGGATCGAATCTTTGGCACCTATCAAGTCGAGCTAGATGAAGAGAAGATTGTATTCGGTACGGTCAGTCCAACTCCAAAAACATTCGACATGATGACATTAATGTTCGGCTATTATAAAAACGTTTGGCAACGATTTAATAATTGCGATAATTTCAGCGAAAAGATGGCAGCATTATTTTATGGACCTGGTTGGTCGCCAGGTAAACCCCGTCTTGGCCTTATCGAAGAGATACCCGAAGTTAATCATAAAGCACCTCGATACACTTATACACCATATGTGGCTGTATGGAAAAAGGCTTACATTCTTTTCCATTCGTTAGCCATCTTGATTGGATTCTAtatgattgttgatcatccTTTGATT AAATTCGATCCATGGAAAATGACGTTTTGTATGACTTATTTGCTGTTGGCAATCACATCATTCGGTGCACTATTCGACAATAG ATCTTATCTGATCATATTGGAAATATTTCGCtgtgttgtttattttgtattCGATCACTGCGTATTACAATCAACACAATGGCCAGTGAATCAGAGTACATCGGTTCttattcaattatcattatggacTATTCGTTTGGGACatttattatcgataatgCTCTGGATTTGTATGTGGATTATTAATCTTTTCACCACTAACACAATTGATGACAAACATAAATCACCAAAAAAGACTAGTTCCAATGAAAAGATTATttatgattcgaatgaaGGACAAAGTCAAACATCAACAGATTCCGATGAAACATTACATCAAGATTCTACATATCCTGTTCGATTGAGAGCCCgtacattcatcatcataacggCCATGATGATTTCCGTTTTTGTACCATTAATGATGTCCTATTTGTTTGTCGTTCCATCATGCTCACGTTACTACGAAACATATCTTTTCGATAGATACTTTTTATTTGCTCAGAATATCACTACAATGGCCAATTATTCTTTATTGATGGTTGGTGGCaattag
- the LOC124494936 gene encoding uncharacterized protein LOC124494936 — MSSHHHGDGHQHQHDHGMMTMMTTSSPTPPSTIMPIVETIINSNNNGHHQHGSHDDESMMMTAGSMDHMGKMFFHFGYEPIVLFQQWSADSNLSMFMTCLFFFVMAIIYEILKAYRRIFSARLVRYTPNTATSINGPSVQIIHDHSHCGGDGDGDDAHHRSDLVELKSDAIESVVDNKLDSTNKNDDRPDSTSKMAKFNHPSYGMRSTTTSAMDTESGGGGSSNGSSNSCQASSVNPILTFNSPNTIPLFASIQEMFSPMNIYSTFLYSLQVLFAYYLMLAFMLFNVWICLAILAGAAIGHFILAERNQTLTDHNVEDYCH; from the exons atgtcatcacatcatcatggtgatggccatcaacatcaacatgaCCATggaatgatgacgatgatgactaCATCTTCGCCTACACCACCATCTACGATAATGCCCATTGTTGAGACTATTATCAATAGTAACAACAAtggacatcatcaacatggatcacatgatgatgaatcgatgatgatgacggccGGTTCAATGGACCATATGggcaaaatgttttttcattttggttacGAACCCATCGTGTTATTTCAACAATGGTCAGCTGATTCGAATCTAT CCATGTTTATGACGTGcttattcttttttgttatgGCCATCATTTATGAAATTCTCAAAGCATATCGTCGAATATTTTCTGCACGTTTAGTACGTTATACGCCTAATACTGCTACATCGATAAATGGACCAAGTGTTCAGATTATTCATGATCACAGTCATTGTGGTGgcgatggtgatggtgatgatgctCATCATCGATCAGATTTAGTTGAATTAAAATCCGATGCTATTGAAagtgttgttgataataaattagattctacaaataaaaatgatgatcggcctgattcaacatcaaaaatGGCCAAGTTTAATCATCCATCGTATGGTATGcgatcgacaacaacatcagccATGGATACTGAatctggtggtggtggttcaaGTAATGGTTCAAGCAATAGTTGTCAGGCATCCAGTGTTAATCCAATC cTAACATTTAATAGTCCAAACACCATACCGTTGTTTGCATCCATACAGGAAATGTTTTCTCCaatgaatatttattcaacatttctttattctttACAAGTATTGTTTGCCTATTATCTGATGTTGGCATTCATGTTATTCAATGTTTGGATTTGTTTAGCCATTTTGGCTGGTGCAGCCATCGGACATTTTATTCTAGCCGAAAGAAATCAAACATTAACCGATCATAATGTTGAAGATTATTGccattaa
- the LOC124495255 gene encoding uncharacterized protein LOC124495255, which translates to MVIKMTLSSISLLRLRRRQQQLYGSSSSSTQTHHSNIIITSFLSSSSPSSLPSSSSSPSYISLSSTIKSSLYNSRHPYGAKCRSQWSILSMVNTIVVTIMLSLSLNLLLAHFHQHPTIGVYSWNWDQHISEELLDRFICLRAKGFFPHEQRCDHFYECRNGTIVNEGICRHGLRFDYRYRKKPRCIPLDQIDCRITQIDYNEFNDNPEPTFLSNHHYQTESTTMMPTTMATTTTTTTTTTTTPSPPLLSIHRQIHHHHHHHQVPSSVTATNHRHHHNHRSLPSSSSSPHYRHFNSMTTATHFTPSSSSSSSSANTNSRAISTTTTAATTTSPAAAISIMPTTTESPTSSTSFQNGRNEQSINRHNHYQRATTADTTAEMAKANDEENFLNKKRKLLKKPLKLRRQRLQHDEIEDSNSMSATTSGTINDNNNNNSHHQRHHQLQSQTPPPRLTEQILTRAISSLNYDQNPSQPRQKSIHCPHPNGYYPDRDDCRKFYACDDGRAFLMSCPLGLAYDEMTGTCSWPDMVEGCRSEEMLRFNCPEPNENEILDYGDPRYPTSDCRKFVVCIQSEIHGARTPRLLGCEEGLVFNPDSRECDYPENVPTCSNYYDGHSFSRSLSRSIHSSRKRKNRF; encoded by the exons ATGGTTATCAAGATGACtctatcatcaatatcgttGTTACGgctacgacgacgacaacaacaattgtacggtagttcatcatcatcaacacaaacacatcattcaaatatcattatcacttcattcttgtcatcatcatcaccatcgtcattaccatcatcatcatcatcaccatcgtatatatcattatcatcgacaataaaatcatcattatataatagCCGTCACCCATATGGTGCAAAATGTCGATCACAATGGTCCATATTATCAATGGTCAATACAATTGTGGTAACAATaatgttatcattatcgttaaACCTGTTGCTGgctcattttcatcaacatccaaCCATTGGTGTCTATTCATGGAATTGGGATCAACATATTTCCGAag AACTATTGGATCGTTTTATTTGTCTTCGTGCCAAAGGATTCTTTCCGCACGAACAACGCTGTGATCATTTTTATGAATGTCGTAATGGTACCATTGTTAATGAAGGAATCTGTAGGCATGGACTTCGTTTTGATTATCGTTATCGGAAAAAACCACGCTGTATACCATTAGATCAGATTGATTGTCGTATTAcacaaattgattataatgaatttaatgataatccAGAACCGACATTCctttccaatcatcattatcaaacagAATCGACAACAATGATGCCGACAACTAtggcgacaacaacaacaacaacaacgaccacAACTACAACGCCTTCACCACCATTGTTAAGTATTCATCGtcaaatacatcatcatcatcatcatcatcaagtccCATCATCGGTGACTGCTAcaaatcatcgtcatcatcataatcatcgatcactaccatcatcatcttcatcaccacattatcgtcattttaattcaatgaCTACGGCCACCCATTTTAcaccttcatcatcatcatcatcatcatcagctaaTACAAACTCAAGagcaatatcaacaacaactacagcAGCAACTACAACCTCACCGGCTGCTGCCATATCTATAATGCCAACCACAACTGAATctccaacatcatcaacatcatttcaGAATGGTCGCAATGAACAAAGTATCAATCGTCATAACCATTATCAACGTGCTACTACAGCTGATACAACAGCCGAAATGGCTAAagcaaatgatgaagaaaatttcctGAATAAAAAACGTAAATTACTAAAAAAACCATTAAAATTACGCCGGCAACGATTGCAACATGATGAGATTGAAGATTCCAATTCGATGTCGGCTACAACATCCGGAACgatcaatgacaacaacaacaacaacagtcatcatcaacgtcaCCATCAGCTACAATCgcaaacaccaccaccacgatTAACCGAACAGATCCTGACAC gaGCGATTTCATCTTTAAACTATGATCAAAATCCCAGTCAACCACGGCAAAAATCGATCCATTGTCCACACCCGAATGGCTATTATCCGGATCGTGATGATTGTAGAAAATTTTATGCTTGTGACGATGGCCGAGCTTTTCTTATGTCTTGTCCACTTGGTTTAGCCTATGATGAAATGACCGGTACTTGTTCATGGCCAGATATGGTTGAAGGTTGTCGTAGTGAAGAAATGCTTCGATTTAATTGTCCTGAaccgaatgaaaatgaaattctcgATTATGGTGATCCACGCTATCCAACCAGTGATTGTCGTAAATTTGTTGTCTGTATTCAATCAGAAATACATGGTGCTCGTACACCTAGATTGCTTGGCTGTGAAGAAGGATTAGTATTCAATCCTGATTCACGGGAATGTGATTATCCGGAAAATGTACCTACCTG TtccaattattatgatggaCATTCATTTTCTCGAAGTCTAAGCCGTAGTATACATTCATCacgcaaaagaaaaaatcgtttTTAA